DNA from Candidatus Neomarinimicrobiota bacterium:
GCTGTTTCCCATTGACAATCATAAAGACGTGCTGGGCCTCGGTGTAGCCAGGAGGCCACGCCTACGGTGAGCCTTCGACTCCAGTCCCGGGCACAGCAAGTGTGGCAGAACTCCCCGCTCGTTCAGGCACAAAAAAACGCCCGGGCCATGCAAACCGGACGCTAAAGTTATCGCTTCCTCCAGCTGCTGAGCCGGGCAGCTACATGCCGGCCCTGACCTTGGCTTCCTTAATGGGCACCGAATTGTATCCCAGGGAAATCAGAATGTGATGCAGGTCGGCAAGGGAGATGCGCCCCTTGTCGTAAGTGATCAACAGCCGATGATCGACCCTGGATAGGTCCACCGCCTGGATCCCGTTTAACGCGCCCAGCGTGGACACGATGAGCTCCGGCTGGGCATTTTCCGTCGGCACCAGCCGCAGGGCAGTCTGCGCCACCCCGTGGTCATCGTAACTGCCACCCACCATGATGGCAAATACCAGCACGATCAATCCTATGGGAGCAAGATACCGCATACTTGAGGCAAAACCCGGTCTGAATATATATATCCGCAGCATAAAAAGTCAAGAGTAATCGTTGATCAGGGCTGGGTTTTACGGCTGTGGCTTAAAGTAATCCATGATCTAAAAAATGTATCACCTACACAACCCATTGTATAGCTTTGCATCAACGCCACATGATGCTGGGGGTAGCAGCCCGGATAGGGTGCCCGCACATATATGCTTTTCCCGGCCTGGAAGGAGGGGCTTTCGCCATCACAGCTGCCGCTTTGACATCTGCAGCCCTTCCGCTTCTTCCACTCTGCGGAGTAGCAGCGCTCCAACAATAAACAGCACCAGCACAACCCAGATGCCCGCCCGCTGGGACTGGAACGCCTGGGTTAGCACGCCCAGCAGGAGGGGGCCCACGAAGGCGGTGGCCTTGCCTGAAAACGCAAACAGCCCGAAGAACTCCGCCTTCTTGTGCTGCGGGGTGAAGCGCGCCATCAACGACCGGCTGGCAGCCTGGTTGGGGCCAATGAACAGCCCGATACCCATGCCCGCAATCCAGAACGCAAGCCGGTTAGGGGCCACAACGGCCAGCAGGGTCGCCAGGATCAGCCCTATCAGGCTCAGCTGGATGGTCCGCTTGCCGCCCAAAACGTCATCGACGTAGCCCAACGCAAAGGCACCGATCCCGGCCGCGAAGTTCAGGGCGATGCCAAAAACAATGACCTCCTCAATGGAAAATCCGAAGGTGCCCACGGCGTAGATGCCCCCAAAGGCGAAAATAGTCACCAAGGCGTCGTTGTAGATCAGGCGCGCCAGTAGCAGGCGTACCACCTGACGGTAGCGTCGTATCTCTCTGAACGTCTCGGCCAACTGCTGCAGCGTGGCCCGCAGAATCGGCTCTTTGGTGCGCGGGACCTGCGATCGGTCCTCCTTAACCCACAGGAACATGGGCACGGCGAAAATTGCGAACCAGCCCGCTACCAGCAGGTTGGTGGCCCGGATGTTCTGGCCCGCTTCCTTGCTGAAGCCAAACCAGGGCACGTCGGCATTGACCAGGCCTACCAGGGACAAGATCATGGCCACCAACCCGCCGACATAGCCCAGCGACCAACCCATGCCCGACACCCAACCCAGCCGGTTCGGCGGGGCAATGTCCGGCAGATAGGAATTGTAAAATACATTGGCCATTTCAAAGGCAATGTTGGCAATGACGAACCACATCAGGGCCTGGGTGATCTGTCCCGGAAGCGGCCTGTAGAGCATGGCCGAGCCAAAGATGCAGACTGCGGTGGCGAGGAGCAGGAACAGCTTGCGGTAGCCCCCCCGATCGGCCAGGGCGCCCGCAAACGGTGAGAGGAAGGCCACCGTGAGGGCCGTGATGGTAACGCCCCGTGACCACAGTACCGTGCCGGTTATCGCATCCGGGGCGATCACCTTGGCGAAGTAGGTGGCGTAAATGAACGTCACCACCATGGTCGTGAACGGCGAGTTGGCGAAATCGTACATGGCCCAGGAATACATGCTGCGGCGTCGATGGACCGGTGTGCTGTTCATGCCAGGGCTCCTTTTATCGCGTCCGCTAGAACAGCCAGTCCACGCCGATATACAGTTTCATGCCGGGGCCGTCCAACTGCGGCTCCATGGGCCAGCCCAGCTCGAAGGCAATCACCAGGCTCGCGTGGGGGGCCAGCCGCAGCCCGCTGCCCACGCCCCGGTGCCAGCGGTCGCTAAACTCGCCTGCGTCAGGCATTTCATCAGGCGGTGCGGCGTCAAAGCTCCTGCCCAGATCCAGGAAAGCGCTCCAGGCCAGGTAGCCGCTGCGCCACAACGGCAGCAGGCGGTAGCGCAGCTCAAAATTGCCGTAGAACAGCCGTCTGCCAACGGCGCGCTGCCACAACACCCCCCGCAGGGTCCGGTAACCGCCCAGCCCCGTCACCATGGCGAATGAGCCGTCAATATTCGGCACGGAGAAAAATGGCGCGCCGGCCGACATGGCCCTGGCGCTCAGGCGGTAGGCGAAGGTCAGGTTACGGTAGAGCGGCACGTAGTGACGGTGGGTTGCCGTCACCACCGTATAGAAATAATCGTTGGTGGGCACGGCGGGCACCCAGCGCAGCAGCACCTCCGACCAGATGCCGCGGGTGGGGGTCGTCTCATGGTCCCGGCCGTCCCAGACCAGCCCGGCAGCCAGGCCACTCTCCCGGCCCCCCGCCAGTTGCACCCCGCCGAGAGCCACCTCTCCGGCGAGCAGACTTCGGAAGCTAGGGTCCTCATCATGACGGGCGTAGTCAATGGTGTCCACAGCCGTGGACAGGTGAATCACGCCGGCCAGCCAGCGCAGCCGCTCTCCGCCGCCCTGCACCAGAACGTTGGCTTGGATAGACCGCTTATCGTACGTGTAATAGAACTTGCCCCGGTAGTCGCTGGAGTCTTCATCGTGGTAGCTGACGCTGTAGCGGGTTTGGGCGCCGCCCAATCCGTGGTAAGGCTCAAACAGGCTGACGCGATAGCGGGTCTCCACGGTCAGGCGCAGCCCCCGGGGGAGCAGGTACTTGCTATCCAGCCGGTAGTAGTAGTCCGCAATGCCCCGTGTCGTCCGCTGGATGAGCACGCGGTGGGACAGGTAATAGGGCTGGTAGTCGGCGCTGCGCTTGTCATCCCACTGGACCAGTGCGCCGTAGCCGAACCCCAGGTCATCGCTAAAATTGATGGCCGGCAGTACAAATATGCTGGTGCGCTTGGCCTCGGGGACGGCAGCTTCATCCTGACCGGACGACCCACTGGGCATCAAGAGCAGTCCCAGCAGCAGGACATATCGTGTCCCCGCGGCCAGGCGCTGGGTGAGCGGAGTTTCCATGGCGTGACCTGAGTTTTCACAAAATCATATTTTGGGGCCGCTGCGCGAGTTTAAGCCGGAATCATTCCCGCCCCAAGGAATCCCACCCACGGGGCTGCTAG
Protein-coding regions in this window:
- a CDS encoding MFS transporter, whose product is MNSTPVHRRRSMYSWAMYDFANSPFTTMVVTFIYATYFAKVIAPDAITGTVLWSRGVTITALTVAFLSPFAGALADRGGYRKLFLLLATAVCIFGSAMLYRPLPGQITQALMWFVIANIAFEMANVFYNSYLPDIAPPNRLGWVSGMGWSLGYVGGLVAMILSLVGLVNADVPWFGFSKEAGQNIRATNLLVAGWFAIFAVPMFLWVKEDRSQVPRTKEPILRATLQQLAETFREIRRYRQVVRLLLARLIYNDALVTIFAFGGIYAVGTFGFSIEEVIVFGIALNFAAGIGAFALGYVDDVLGGKRTIQLSLIGLILATLLAVVAPNRLAFWIAGMGIGLFIGPNQAASRSLMARFTPQHKKAEFFGLFAFSGKATAFVGPLLLGVLTQAFQSQRAGIWVVLVLFIVGALLLRRVEEAEGLQMSKRQL
- a CDS encoding BamA/TamA family outer membrane protein encodes the protein METPLTQRLAAGTRYVLLLGLLLMPSGSSGQDEAAVPEAKRTSIFVLPAINFSDDLGFGYGALVQWDDKRSADYQPYYLSHRVLIQRTTRGIADYYYRLDSKYLLPRGLRLTVETRYRVSLFEPYHGLGGAQTRYSVSYHDEDSSDYRGKFYYTYDKRSIQANVLVQGGGERLRWLAGVIHLSTAVDTIDYARHDEDPSFRSLLAGEVALGGVQLAGGRESGLAAGLVWDGRDHETTPTRGIWSEVLLRWVPAVPTNDYFYTVVTATHRHYVPLYRNLTFAYRLSARAMSAGAPFFSVPNIDGSFAMVTGLGGYRTLRGVLWQRAVGRRLFYGNFELRYRLLPLWRSGYLAWSAFLDLGRSFDAAPPDEMPDAGEFSDRWHRGVGSGLRLAPHASLVIAFELGWPMEPQLDGPGMKLYIGVDWLF